The DNA region GGTGGATCTATGTTTTATTGACGCTGGGCACATTGGTAATTGCAGCAGGCGTTTATTATTACTATATAAAAATGAATCGTTAATAAATCTTTTCGTCTTTATTTTCCTTCTGAGAAGGATTTTCAGGATCTTTATCTGGTGTGCGAAAAATAAATTCACTACCCCATTTAAAGGTCTTATTTATGCAAAGTCCTATCAAACATCCAATCATTACAGAAACTACACGCATGATCGCCCCTTGCCAAGAATGGTGATCATCTTCGTAAATCATTACTATAAAAAATCCGACCAACGCTGTACGAGAAACCGTAATCAATTTAGTCGCGGTACAAATAGTAATAATAACTACAACGCCAATAAGAATACAAATTAATGCCGCGGTAGAAGATTCTATGGAAATAAGTTTACCCTTATTTAAATAATTTTGCAAAGACCAACAAGCCAAGCCAACTAAAGGCCCTATCGTATTTCCCTTCATACGGTCAAAAGCGACTTTACTATTATTGTCATGTGTAACAGAAAGCATTAGGGAAATAATCACCCAAAATATATCATCTCTATAAATAGGTAATATTAGAAATAACAAAAAAGAACCCGCCACACCTACTACACATTTGATAATGTATTCCGTGTATTGGAAAGGTGTAATGCCCGTATGTTCTTCAAATTTTTCTGGATCTAATAATTCCATATTTACAGTTTCAAAATTGTTAATGGTGCAAAATTATAGCAAATCTGGAAGTCTACACCAATTGAACGTTCGTTAGCCGATTTGGAATATTTTCAACGCAACTGCCGATACAGGTTCGTCCGAAGTCGCAGGAATAGACAACATCTGAGTAGCCCCTATTTGATCATCATTTGCATCTATTAATTTAAGTTCAATAGTATGCGCGTCATCGTTTCCTTTATGGATAGAAATCAAAATTTTGGGTAAATTTTGATCTTCATTCCACTCAATTTTCGTTTTACGCAAACCCGTTTCTATAATTTTGGCAAATGCCGCATCATCAGATTGAATTTGCAATTGCATTTTAATTTGAACATCGGAGAACGGTACCAACTGACTATATTGTTTCAAAAACTCATTTTGATAGCTCAACTCTTTGACATTATCACCTTGCTTGTCTGCACAAGTTGCCGCGGCTTCATATAGTCTTGCGAGATACAATTTTTCATAGTCTGTATCAACTTGCGGATTTCCGACAATTTGATCTAGATTGTGTTGCGCCTCATCTTTATCATTATTGAGCAATTGAAATTTTGCCGTAAATAATCGAAAATATTTTTGAATATTGACTCGGTAATCATCACGTTGATATTGCTCATATTTATGAATAAAATAAGGCGCGTTAAAACCTTTAAGTAAATACCAAGCTTCATCAAAATTGGTTGTTGATTCCGAACAAAATAAGTCATAGACCATTCGATCTCTATCCGCATTATGAGAAAGTGCATTCACCGCTACATAATTAGCAATAAACTGCTTAATTTTCCAAACAAACACCGTAAACAAATACTTGGGAGAATACCACCAATTTTTATGTAAAAATTTTTCTAAGGCAATTTTTTTGTCCCACAATTGCACTTTTAATAATTGGCTGGTAAATTTATATTGTTGCAAAGTCAAGGTCGTACCGATACTTACTTCTTGAAAATTATCCGCTTTTTCCAACGCAAGCGAACAACTATCTAATTGCCCATCATACAAATAATCTCTAGCCAAGGCAAGATTGTACCATCCAAATCCAGGTTTCGAACCGTTGGCTTCGATGATACCTTGTGACATTTGAATAGCCGATTTTGTATCCCCTTTGTACACTAATAGTTCGGGTAAATAATAGTACGGTTCTTTCAACATATTACCAGAAACTGCATTTTTATCCATATCAAAATATTGATATGCTTGCTTGAAATTTCCTAATTCGGATTGTAAACCGCCATAGTTATTCCAAGAGATCATGCCACTTTGTTCGAGTATATTATAGTAAAATGCGCTACTATCGTATTTCTTATTATAGGTCAATAACAAAGCTAAATAGTGAAAAATATTGAGTTGATCACCAAAAGATTGTTGTGGTCCAAACCATTTGTCATTTTCCTCTTTATTTTCCATGATATTATCCAAACCTTCATGGCACCAATCCAACGCCATTTTTTCATTTTCGGCGATAGAATTTCTTAAAAAAGCAAAATCTTTCGTAGTGTAGGTCCTAAAACGGTGATACAACCAAGCACGCTGACTCGCCACTCCACAATAGTCTTTTCTAAAATGAAAATGATCTATTTGGTCCAGTAAATCCATGGATTTATCCGGCTGATCCGTATTATTATAACATTCTAACAATGCATTATTGAGTGCGATATAGTCCTGATATACGGGAAGATTTTTGGAAAAATTCTCTTGACTTGTATATTGATTTTCTAATGCATTCCCATAGTCGTGTATCAATAGTTGGATCGATTTCACTAAAGGTTCTGCCGCCAACCGATACCCTTGATAGTCTGCACTATGATTATATTTATACATACCGTCCAACATCCAACCCACATAATATGTACTATCCAAACGAATAAATTCTTTCGAACTAGAAAGCGCTTCTTCGCTATTGAGATTGATGTTTTTTTTCTTAGTATCAATCTCTTGTCTAGCGATAAGATTGCCTTGTCCCCATACAATTATAGGAATACAACTAAGAAATAATAGAAATATTTTAAAAATAGTTTTCAACGCGATCGATTAATTTGTTGGCTTTTGAAACGAAGGTTTTAGATCAGAAAGACGTCTTAATTCATTTGCCAAAATTTCGGATAAGGCGTTATCTTTTGCGTCTTTGCTCCTAAACAATAGTCTATGTTGCAAAACAGGATGCGTAATATCTGCAATATCATTTTCCGTTACAAAGTCTCTTCCTTTAACCAACGCATAAGCTTTGAGACATTTTATAAAAATAATCCCCGCTCTAGTAGACGCGCCTAATGCAATATGTGCATTTTCTCTCGTTCCTTGAATAATATTGCGAATCGCTTCTATCAATGAATCATGCAAAAAAACTTCGCTCGCTTGCTTTTGTAGCGTGACGACATCATCAATAGATAATACTTGGTGAATCGTTTGTAGATTATTAAGAATACCCAAATACTCTTTAAAGATCGTCAACTCCGTATCTGGATCGGCGTATCCAAAATTTATTTTCATATAGAAACGGTCCAACTGAGCGGTCGGCAAAGGATAAGTACCTTCCATTTCTATCGGATTTTGCGTAGCGATTGTGAAAAACATTTGCTCTAGTGGATAAGTATTTTCACCAACTGTAATTTGATTTTCCGCCATACATTCCAATAAAGCTGATTGCACTTTTGGAGAAGCTCTATTGATCTCATCCGCCAAAAGTACATTACAAAACAACGGACCTTTTTTAAATTTAAAATCCTTTGTTTCTTCATCAAAAATATTGGAACCAATCAGATCCATTGGAAGTAAATCTGGGGTAAATTGTACACGTTTGAATACAGAATTGCCATGCGAACCAGAAATACTTTTGGCCAATGTTTTCGCCATCACCGTTTTACCAGTACCTGGATTATCTTCCATCAATATATGTCCGCCTGCAAATAGTACGGTCAATAAAAGATTTACCTGCAATTCTTTACCCTTGATAACAGTAGAGATATTTTCAAATAATTTATTGATCGAAACGCTTGCTCCCGCTATATTTTCCATAATTATCGTTTATTTATTTGCAAAAAAATCAAAAACCGGAGAGATCATTACAAACTTGCTCACTCTCGTTTTCCAAGATATTTGTTGATTTATTTTTTTCCTAAATTTGTTCAAAATTTGATTGGAGAATGCCAATTCTTCTTGAGACAATGGCTGTTGACTATATTTATATTTCTGATAGATATTAGAAAATTTTTCCAAATCAGTTCCGAAATGTCGATCAATTTCACGACTATATTTTTCCGGACTTTCACTATCATATTCAATCGACAATTGATTCAAATAAAATTGAATGCTACGATGAACATAATAAGTGGATGTCTTTGCCTTCTTAACCAAGACTTGAAAAATTACCCAAGGCGTCACTGTCAAAACAATAATTACGACCACTAAAATCCAAAAAACAGTAATTAACCAACTAGAAAAATGCACTTTACCATCATTGTCTGCATTTTCATTTTTCATATTGGCTTTATTTTCCTGAGAGACAATTTTAATTTCTGTTACCGGCGTTGGCGTTGGAATAGTTTGTAATAAACTATTGGGCTCATCCGTTGGTGTCGCTTGAATATTTTTCAAACTAGGATCAGAAGATGCCGCTGTAATATGCATTCCTTTTTTGAGTGCATCAAAATTAACTGTGCCTGTATCTGTTGAGACATTGGCAACCTTGGCATCCAAACGAATATCCACTTCAGGTTTTGCATCGAATGATTTGTCCTGAATCATAAAGTTTTTCAATTGTAGTACGACACTTTTATCCGCTTTAGAAATCTCGCTAATCGTACCATCTCCTACAAAATAGGTTTGTAGATTACCCAAAGGCGGCGTTCCATCTGGCTGCGGCGCTTGTTGGGTATTGACATCAGGAATCGTCGTATCAAAATCCATCCATCCATAACCCGGAAAATAAACTTGCACCCAAGCGTGTGCTTGATCTTCATAAAACCAATACCAACCCGGATTTTTACTACTGCGATCTACCGTAAGAAAACCCGCTGCAATCCTACTAGGAACACCCAAACTACGTAGTAAAAACAAAGTAGCTCCGGCAAAATAAGCGCAATATCCTTTGCGATTTTGAAATAAGAAATAAGTCAATTTGCTTGCAGAGGGAATGCCCGGCACACCAGGATTATCAGAGTAGGCAAATAAGTTTTTTCCTGCGGCATCTTTTTGTAAAAAATAATCACGTATCGACAACATTTTGTCCATAGTGGTCGAATCATTACCAGCGATTTCAGAAGCTAATTGCCTTATTTTATCAAACTGCTCTCCTTTCGGAACGGCAGTATAATAGTGCATAAATTCGGAGGATTCTTTTGAATAATCATTTGCCGTACGTAAGATACTATATCTCGATTTTTGGAAAGATTCCATCGCCATATCGCCTGCGGGATTGTAGACAAAATAGGCGCTATTCAAATTGCTCACCCACATCTGCGCACGATAAGCACTTTTAAACTTATCCTTATAATCTTTGGGAACGGCAATCGGCTGCACCATAAAAGCGGTAGAAGGAGCTACGAAATCGCTTGGCGCTAAATCTACTTTATACACTTCAGTAGAGACAACTTTTCGATCCAATGTCGCTTTGGAATTTCTAATTGCAGTACTATCAACTTTGGAAAAATATAGCGGAATCTGCGAAGGATCTGGTTGAAATAAATCATTAGACGGCGCTAATGAATCAATTAAAAAAGACTGGCTCGCCGTATCATATTTGTTGTAATATAAGGAGGTAAAATATAGAGGATTCGGCGCTTCACTTCCTGGCAAAGTATTATTCAAATGCGCGACAAAAACAAGATTTTTATTTTTATTCAAAGAACCAGAAAGGTTGAGTTTGTCATTATTACTCAAGGAACCATCTTTGTTCTTTTTGGTCATATTCGAACTATTATTTTTCCCATTGAATTGACCGCTCGCTAAATCCTTTCCAACTGTTTCAAAATTGGACTTGAACAATAATCCTAATAGAACGATGAAGCCGATTAAAACCAAAGTAAACAACGCTGTCTTTCTTAAAAACAAACGATTGGTCAAAACATTTCCTTCCAGATTACGCAAATATTCGGAAACAAAAATGATGTAAACACTATAAAAAAGTGTCAACCAAAACGCAGAAGTAAATTGACTAATTCGGATCGGTTGATGTTGCGTCATTACAATAATAAAACCTACAAAGACTCCAATACTCCAAAGTATCGTGAATAATCGCCAACGACTTAACCCAACGCCAACAAACCATCCGAAAAAAAACAAACCACCAAAGAGATAAAATTTTATGCTCAACCAAAAAGCGCTAAACTCGCCCAGATCGGTATGATTCAGTGCGTAAAAAACCGCATTTCCAAGGAAATATAAAATCAACGCCGTTGTCAAAAAGCGAAAACGATAACTATAAAAAAATATCGCACCCGCCATTCCAAAAAGGAAATAAACACCTTCTCTAAACCAATTATTTTCCAAAATAGCCAATGCAAAATTAACCTGACGCAACAATGCAAACATGAGAATGCAAGTCGGCAAGCCAATGAACAACAACTGTGCAAGTGATTTTTGAAAACTATTTTTAAGCCTTAACTTCATTCTATTTTTACAAAGAGATTTTGGTAATTCTATTGGATAACAATTGTGCGATGGCGGTTTCATTTTCCACCAAAGCTTTTCTGGAGGTATTCATTTGCCATTGCCATTTATTTTGAAATTCGGGTATTTTTTCCGTTTCCAAAAATACAGTAGGCATCCAAATTTTGGAAGGTAATTGATCAATCATTTCCGAAATTTTTATTTGAATAATCTGTACCGCGTCTGGCAATTGTTG from Rhizosphaericola mali includes:
- a CDS encoding AAA family ATPase, translated to MENIAGASVSINKLFENISTVIKGKELQVNLLLTVLFAGGHILMEDNPGTGKTVMAKTLAKSISGSHGNSVFKRVQFTPDLLPMDLIGSNIFDEETKDFKFKKGPLFCNVLLADEINRASPKVQSALLECMAENQITVGENTYPLEQMFFTIATQNPIEMEGTYPLPTAQLDRFYMKINFGYADPDTELTIFKEYLGILNNLQTIHQVLSIDDVVTLQKQASEVFLHDSLIEAIRNIIQGTRENAHIALGASTRAGIIFIKCLKAYALVKGRDFVTENDIADITHPVLQHRLLFRSKDAKDNALSEILANELRRLSDLKPSFQKPTN
- a CDS encoding FUSC family protein, coding for MELLDPEKFEEHTGITPFQYTEYIIKCVVGVAGSFLLFLILPIYRDDIFWVIISLMLSVTHDNNSKVAFDRMKGNTIGPLVGLACWSLQNYLNKGKLISIESSTAALICILIGVVVIITICTATKLITVSRTALVGFFIVMIYEDDHHSWQGAIMRVVSVMIGCLIGLCINKTFKWGSEFIFRTPDKDPENPSQKENKDEKIY
- a CDS encoding transglutaminase domain-containing protein; its protein translation is MKLRLKNSFQKSLAQLLFIGLPTCILMFALLRQVNFALAILENNWFREGVYFLFGMAGAIFFYSYRFRFLTTALILYFLGNAVFYALNHTDLGEFSAFWLSIKFYLFGGLFFFGWFVGVGLSRWRLFTILWSIGVFVGFIIVMTQHQPIRISQFTSAFWLTLFYSVYIIFVSEYLRNLEGNVLTNRLFLRKTALFTLVLIGFIVLLGLLFKSNFETVGKDLASGQFNGKNNSSNMTKKNKDGSLSNNDKLNLSGSLNKNKNLVFVAHLNNTLPGSEAPNPLYFTSLYYNKYDTASQSFLIDSLAPSNDLFQPDPSQIPLYFSKVDSTAIRNSKATLDRKVVSTEVYKVDLAPSDFVAPSTAFMVQPIAVPKDYKDKFKSAYRAQMWVSNLNSAYFVYNPAGDMAMESFQKSRYSILRTANDYSKESSEFMHYYTAVPKGEQFDKIRQLASEIAGNDSTTMDKMLSIRDYFLQKDAAGKNLFAYSDNPGVPGIPSASKLTYFLFQNRKGYCAYFAGATLFLLRSLGVPSRIAAGFLTVDRSSKNPGWYWFYEDQAHAWVQVYFPGYGWMDFDTTIPDVNTQQAPQPDGTPPLGNLQTYFVGDGTISEISKADKSVVLQLKNFMIQDKSFDAKPEVDIRLDAKVANVSTDTGTVNFDALKKGMHITAASSDPSLKNIQATPTDEPNSLLQTIPTPTPVTEIKIVSQENKANMKNENADNDGKVHFSSWLITVFWILVVVIIVLTVTPWVIFQVLVKKAKTSTYYVHRSIQFYLNQLSIEYDSESPEKYSREIDRHFGTDLEKFSNIYQKYKYSQQPLSQEELAFSNQILNKFRKKINQQISWKTRVSKFVMISPVFDFFANK